In Juglans microcarpa x Juglans regia isolate MS1-56 chromosome 4S, Jm3101_v1.0, whole genome shotgun sequence, a single window of DNA contains:
- the LOC121263308 gene encoding histone deacetylase 19-like isoform X1, giving the protein MYVYLLMESGGNSLPSGTDGVKRKVSYFYDPEVGNYYYGQGHAMKPHRIRMTHALLAHYGLLQHMQVLKPTPAKDRDLCKFHADDYVNFLRVITPETQQDQLRQLKRFNVGEDCPVFDGLYSFCQTYAGGSVAGAVKLNQGGSDIAINWAGGLHHAKKCEASGFCYVNDIVLAILELLKVHERVLYVDIDIHHGDGVEEAFYTTDRVMTVSFHKFGDYFPGTGDIHDVGYDKGKYYSLNVPLDDGIDDESYQSLFKPIIGKVMEVYKPGAVILQCGADSLSGDRLGCFNLSIKGHAECVRFMRSFNVPLLLLGGGGYTIRNVARCWCYETGVALGIELDDKMPQHEYYEYFGPEYNLHVAPSNMENKNSRQLLEEIRAKLLDYLSKLQHAPSVQFQERPPDTELPEVDEDQDDGDKRWDPDSDMDSDDDCKPLPSRVKREYIEPEHIDPASNMMEIDEPRIVVEQNNSNKTSDQHLETKS; this is encoded by the exons atgtatgtat ATCTACTTATGGAAAGTGGAGGTAATTCCCTTCCTTCTGGGACAGACGGGGTGAAGAGAAAAGTTTCATACTTCTATGACCCAGAGGTTGGAAATTATTATTACGGACAGGGTCACGCTATGAAGCCACATAGGATTCGGATGACTCATGCTCTCTTAGCCCACTATGGATTACTTCAGCATATGCAGGTCCTGAAGCCCACTCCTGCCAAAGATAGGGATCTTTGCAAGTTCCATGCTGATGATTATGTCAACTTTCTGAGGGTTATCACCCCAGAAACACAGCAAGATCAGCTGAGGCAGCTCAAGAGGTTTAATGTTGGTGAAGACTGCCCTGTATTTGATGGTCTTTACTCATTCTGTCAGACTTATGCTGGGGGTTCAGTTGCTGGTGCTGTCAAATTGAACCAAGGAGGTTCTGATATTGCAATAAACTGGGCTGGTGGGCTGCATCATGCCAAAAAGTGTGAGGCTTCTGGATTCTGCTATGTGAATGATATTGTCTTGGCAATTCTGGAGCTTCTCAAAGTACATGAG CGTGTTTTATATGTGGACATTGATATCCACCACGGCGACGGTGTGGAGGAGGCTTTTTACACAACTGATAGGGTCATGACTGTTTCATTTCACAAATTTGGAGACTATTTCCCCGGTACAGGTGATATTCATGATGTTGGATATGATAAAGGGAAGTATTATTCTCTCAATGTACCTCTTGATGATGGTATTGATGATGAGAGTTACCAGTCCTTGTTTAAACCAATAATAGGGAAAGTGATGGAAGTTTATAAGCCTGGTGCTGTGATTCTACAGTGTGGTGCAGACTCTTTGTCTGGTGACAGATTAGGGTGTTTCAATCTCTCAATTAAGGGCCACGCAGAGTGTGTCAGATTTATGAGATCTTTCAATGTTCCGCTTCTATTGCTGGGTGGAGGTGGTTATACAATACGAAATGTCGCTCGCTGCTGGTGTTATGAG ACAGGTGTTGCCCTTGGGATTGAACTTGATGATAAGATGCCACAACATGAATATTACGAGTACTTTGGTCCAGAATATAATCTTCATGTAGCTCCAAGTAAcatggaaaacaaaaactcCCGTCAGTTATTGGAAGAGATTAGGGCAAAACTCCTTGATTATCTGTCAAAGCTACAACATGCTCCAAGTGTCCAGTTCCAAGAGAGGCCACCTGATACAGAGCTTCCAGAG GTGGATGAAGATCAAGATGATGGAGATAAAAGATGGGATCCTGATTCTGACATGGACTCTGATGACGACTG TAAGCCTTTGCCAAGTCGAGTGAAGAGAGAATACATTGAACCTGAACATATAGACCCA GCATCAAATATGATGGAAATAGATGAGCCGCGCATCGTAGTGGAGCAAAACAACTCAAACAAGACATCCGATCAGCATCTTGAGACGAAATCATGA
- the LOC121263308 gene encoding histone deacetylase 19-like isoform X2, with product MESGGNSLPSGTDGVKRKVSYFYDPEVGNYYYGQGHAMKPHRIRMTHALLAHYGLLQHMQVLKPTPAKDRDLCKFHADDYVNFLRVITPETQQDQLRQLKRFNVGEDCPVFDGLYSFCQTYAGGSVAGAVKLNQGGSDIAINWAGGLHHAKKCEASGFCYVNDIVLAILELLKVHERVLYVDIDIHHGDGVEEAFYTTDRVMTVSFHKFGDYFPGTGDIHDVGYDKGKYYSLNVPLDDGIDDESYQSLFKPIIGKVMEVYKPGAVILQCGADSLSGDRLGCFNLSIKGHAECVRFMRSFNVPLLLLGGGGYTIRNVARCWCYETGVALGIELDDKMPQHEYYEYFGPEYNLHVAPSNMENKNSRQLLEEIRAKLLDYLSKLQHAPSVQFQERPPDTELPEVDEDQDDGDKRWDPDSDMDSDDDCKPLPSRVKREYIEPEHIDPASNMMEIDEPRIVVEQNNSNKTSDQHLETKS from the exons ATGGAAAGTGGAGGTAATTCCCTTCCTTCTGGGACAGACGGGGTGAAGAGAAAAGTTTCATACTTCTATGACCCAGAGGTTGGAAATTATTATTACGGACAGGGTCACGCTATGAAGCCACATAGGATTCGGATGACTCATGCTCTCTTAGCCCACTATGGATTACTTCAGCATATGCAGGTCCTGAAGCCCACTCCTGCCAAAGATAGGGATCTTTGCAAGTTCCATGCTGATGATTATGTCAACTTTCTGAGGGTTATCACCCCAGAAACACAGCAAGATCAGCTGAGGCAGCTCAAGAGGTTTAATGTTGGTGAAGACTGCCCTGTATTTGATGGTCTTTACTCATTCTGTCAGACTTATGCTGGGGGTTCAGTTGCTGGTGCTGTCAAATTGAACCAAGGAGGTTCTGATATTGCAATAAACTGGGCTGGTGGGCTGCATCATGCCAAAAAGTGTGAGGCTTCTGGATTCTGCTATGTGAATGATATTGTCTTGGCAATTCTGGAGCTTCTCAAAGTACATGAG CGTGTTTTATATGTGGACATTGATATCCACCACGGCGACGGTGTGGAGGAGGCTTTTTACACAACTGATAGGGTCATGACTGTTTCATTTCACAAATTTGGAGACTATTTCCCCGGTACAGGTGATATTCATGATGTTGGATATGATAAAGGGAAGTATTATTCTCTCAATGTACCTCTTGATGATGGTATTGATGATGAGAGTTACCAGTCCTTGTTTAAACCAATAATAGGGAAAGTGATGGAAGTTTATAAGCCTGGTGCTGTGATTCTACAGTGTGGTGCAGACTCTTTGTCTGGTGACAGATTAGGGTGTTTCAATCTCTCAATTAAGGGCCACGCAGAGTGTGTCAGATTTATGAGATCTTTCAATGTTCCGCTTCTATTGCTGGGTGGAGGTGGTTATACAATACGAAATGTCGCTCGCTGCTGGTGTTATGAG ACAGGTGTTGCCCTTGGGATTGAACTTGATGATAAGATGCCACAACATGAATATTACGAGTACTTTGGTCCAGAATATAATCTTCATGTAGCTCCAAGTAAcatggaaaacaaaaactcCCGTCAGTTATTGGAAGAGATTAGGGCAAAACTCCTTGATTATCTGTCAAAGCTACAACATGCTCCAAGTGTCCAGTTCCAAGAGAGGCCACCTGATACAGAGCTTCCAGAG GTGGATGAAGATCAAGATGATGGAGATAAAAGATGGGATCCTGATTCTGACATGGACTCTGATGACGACTG TAAGCCTTTGCCAAGTCGAGTGAAGAGAGAATACATTGAACCTGAACATATAGACCCA GCATCAAATATGATGGAAATAGATGAGCCGCGCATCGTAGTGGAGCAAAACAACTCAAACAAGACATCCGATCAGCATCTTGAGACGAAATCATGA
- the LOC121263309 gene encoding probable cellulose synthase A catalytic subunit 3 [UDP-forming], translating into MEASAGLVAGSHNRNELVVIRRDGESGPRPLQQLSGQICQICGDDVGLTVDGELFVACNECAFPICRTCYEYERKEGNQVCPQCKTRFKRLKGCARVEGDEEEDDIDDVENEFNFDARNRQEMHHAFAADAMLHYGRASDSDLHHGLHSTPQVPLLTNGQMVDDIPPEQHALVPSFPGGVGGGKRIHPLPFSDHALPVQPRSMDPSKDLAAYGYGSIAWKERMESWKQKQDKLQMMKKENSGKDWDPDGDGPDLPLMDEARQPLSRKMPIPSSQINPYRMIIIIRLVVLGFFFHYRVMNPVKDAYALWLISVICEIWFGISWILDQFPKWLPIDRETYLDRLSLRYEKEGQPSQLSPVDIFVSTVDPLKEPPLVTANTVLSILAVDYPIDKISCYVSDDGAAMLTFEALSETSEFAKKWVPFCKKFNIEPRAPEWYFAQKMDYLKDKVLASFVKERRAMKREYEEFKVRINALVAKAQKVPEEGWTMQDGTLWPGNNVRDHPGMIQVFLGQSGGHDTDGNELPRLVYVSREKRPGFNHHKKAGAMNALVRVSAVLTNAAYLLNLDCDHYVNNSKALREAMCFMMDPLLGKRVCYVQFPQRFDGIDRHDRYANRNTVFFDINMKGLDGIQGPIYVGTGCVFRRQAFYGFDAPKAKKPPTRTCNCLPKWCCCLCSGKRKKKKTNKPKSDMKKKNSSLGASAPVCALEGIEEGIEGVEGEKFTLMPGQKLEKKFGQSSVFVASTLLEDGGTLKSASPASLLKEAIHVISCGYEDKTEWGKEVGWIYGSVTEDILTGFKMHCHGWRSIYCIPDRPAFKGSAPINLSDRLHQVLRWALGSVEIFLSRHCPLWYGYGGGLKWLERLSYINATIYPWTSIPLLAYCTLPAVCLLTGKFITPELSNVASLWFLSLFICIFATSILEMRWSGVGIDEWWRNEQFWVIGGVSAHLFAVFQGLLKVLAGVDTNFTVTSKAGDDEAFSELYAFKWTTLLIPPTTLLIINLIGVVAGVSNAINNGYESWGPLFGKLFFAFWVIVHLYPFLKGLLGRQNRTPTIIIVWSILLASIFSLLWVRIDPFLAKSDGPLLEECGLDCN; encoded by the exons ATGGAGGCCAGTGCGGGATTAGTGGCGGGCTCTCACAACCGGAACGAACTCGTTGTCATCCGCCGTGATGGTGAATCTGGC CCGAGGCCATTGCAACAGTTAAGTGGACAAATTTGCCAGATATGCGGAGACGACGTAGGACTAACTGTTGACGGAGAGCTGTTCGTGGCCTGCAACGAGTGCGCCTTTCCCATCTGTAGAACTTGCTACGAGTATGAGCGCAAAGAAGGAAACCAAGTCTGCCCTCAGTGCAAAACCAGATTCAAGCGCCTCAAGG GGTGTGCCAGAGTCGAGGGGGACGAAGAGGAAGATGATATCGATGACGTCGAGAATGAATTCAATTTCGATGCGAGGAATAGACAGGAAATGCACCATGCCTTTGCCGCCGATGCGATGCTTCATTATGGCCGTGCCTCCGACTCCGATCTCCATCATGGCCTTCATTCTACACCCCAAGTTCCTCTCCTTACCAACGGTCAAATG GTTGATGATATTCCTCCTGAACAACATGCTTTGGTTCCTTCATTCCCCGGTGGTGTTGGTGGAGGCAAACGGATCCACCCTCTTCCTTTCTCGGATCACGCCCTCCCAG TGCAACCCAGGTCCATGGATCCTTCCAAAGATTTGGCTGCTTATGGATATGGCAGTATTGCTTGGAAGGAAAGGATGGAGAGCTGGAAGCAAAAACAAGACAAGCTGCAGATGATGAAGAAGGAAAATTCCGGCAAAGATTGGGACCCTGATGGGGATGGCCCGGATCTACCACT CATGGACGAGGCAAGACAACCATTGTCTAGGAAGATGCCTATTCCATCAAGCCAAATCAACCCTTACCGGATGATCATCATAATCCGACTTGTTGTTCTTGGATTCTTCTTCCATTATCGAGTTATGAATCCTGTAAAAGATGCTTATGCATTGTGGCTCATATCTGTAATATGTGAGATCTGGTTTGGAATTTCGTGGATTCTTGATCAATTCCCAAAGTGGCTCCCTATTGACAGGGAAACTTATCTCGATAGGTTGTCACTTAG GTATGAGAAGGAAGGCCAACCTTCTCAACTTTCTCCGGTTGACATATTTGTGAGTACTGTTGATCCATTAAAAGAACCTCCTCTGGTGACAGCAAACACAGTTCTTTCCATTCTGGCTGTGGACTACCCTATTGACAAGATCTCATGTTATGTTTCTGATGATGGTGCTGCTATGCTGACATTCGAGGCATTGTCGGAAACATCTGAGTTTGCAAAGAAGTGGGTTCCTTTCTGTAAGAAGTTCAACATTGAGCCACGGGCGCCAGAATGGTACTTTGCTCAAAAGATGGATTACCTTAAAGATAAGGTGCTTGCATCATTTGTAAAGGAGCGGAGAGCAATGAAG AGAGAGTATGAAGAGTTTAAAGTTCGAATCAATGCTTTGGTTGCCAAGGCCCAAAAGGTCCCAGAAGAAGGGTGGACAATGCAGGATGGGACTCTGTGGCCTGGAAATAATGTCCGGGATCATCCTGGGATGATTCAG GTGTTTCTTGGCCAAAGTGGAGGGCATGACACGGATGGAAATGAATTACCACGCCTGGTATATGTTTCTAGAGAAAAGAGACCTGGGTTTAATCACCACAAAAAGGCAGGAGCAATGAATGCTTTG GTCAGAGTCTCTGCTGTGCTAACAAATGCTGCTTATCTGTTGAACTTGGATTGTGATCACTACGTCAACAATAGTAAGGCTCTTAGAGAGGCAATGTGTTTCATGATGGATCCGTTACTGGGAAAGAGGGTGTGCTACGTACAGTTCCCACAAAGGTTTGATGGTATTGACAGGCATGATCGATACGCTAACCGGAACACCGTATTCTTTGAT ATTAACATGAAAGGTTTGGATGGCATCCAAGGACCAATATATGTTGGGACTGGTTGTGTCTTCAGAAGGCAGGCATTCTATGGTTTTGATGCTCCTAAAGCAAAGAAGCCACCAACCAGGACATGCAACTGTTTGCCGAAGTGGTGCTGTTGCTTATGTTctgggaaaaggaagaagaagaagactaaCAAACCTAAATCTGatatgaagaagaaaaactctaGTTTGGGAGCATCTGCACCTGTGTGCGCTTTGGAGGGTATTGAAGAGGGCATTGAAG GAGTTGAAGGAGAAAAGTTTACTCTGATGCCTGGACAGAAGTTGGAAAAGAAGTTTGGACAATCTTCTGTGTTTGTTGCGTCTACTCTGCTAGAGGATGGTGGGACACTGAAAAGTGCTAGCCCAGCCTCTCTGCTTAAAGAAGCCATCCATGTCATCAGCTGTGGCTATGAAGATAAAACTGAATGGGGAAAAGAG GTCGGCTGGATCTACGGTTCGGTTACAGAAGATATATTGACAGGTTTTAAAATGCACTGCCATGGATGGCGATCAATATATTGTATCCCTGATAGGCCTGCATTCAAAGGATCTGCTCCCATTAATCTTTCTGATCGTCTACATCAAGTCCTTCGATGGGCACTTGGTTCTGTTGAAATATTTTTGAGCAGGCACTGTCCTCTCTGGTATGGATATGGAGGAGGTTTGAAGTGGTTAGAGCGCCTATCTTATATAAATGCTACTATATACCCATGGACATCAATTCCTCTGCTTGCTTATTGTACTCTACCTGCTGTGTGCTTGCTCACAGGAAAATTCATTACTCCTGAG CTCAGCAACGTTGCTAGTTTGTGGTTTCTGTCTCTTTTCATTTGTATCTTTGCAACAAGTATACTGGAAATGAGATGGAGTGGAGTTGGTATTGATGAGTGGTGGAGAAATGAGCAGTTTTGGGTGATTGGAGGAGTTTCAGCACATTTATTTGCTGTATTCCAGGGTCTCTTAAAGGTTTTAGCTGGTGTGGATACGAATTTCACTGTGACATCAAAAGCAGGGGATGATGAAGCATTCTCAGAGCTGTATGCATTTAAGTGGACCACCTTGCTCATTCCACCAACAACCCTGCTAATAATAAACCTGATTGGCGTGGTTGCGGGAGTCTCCAATGCAATAAATAATGGGTACGAGTCTTGGGGGCCTCTCTTTGGAAAGCTCTTCTTTGCCTTCTGGGTGATTGTTCATCTCTATCCTTTCCTAAAGGGTCTGCTGGGCAGGCAGAACAGGACTCCCACGATTATCATTGTCTGGTCGATTTTGCTTGCTTCCATCTTCTCCCTCTTGTGGGTTCGAATCGATCCATTCTTGGCCAAGTCTGATGGTCCACTTTTAGAAGAATGTGGATTGGACTGTAACTAG
- the LOC121263310 gene encoding UDP-rhamnose/UDP-galactose transporter 2-like, protein MMDNEKKVSPVSDVGAWAMNVVSSVGIIMANKQLMSSHGYAFSFATTLTGFHFAVTALVGLVSNATGFSASKHVPMWELLWFSIVANMSITGMNLSLMLNSVGFYQISKLSMIPVVCVMEWILHSKRYSREVKMSVVVVVIGVGVCTVTDVKVNAKGFICACVAVLSTSLQQITIGSLQKKYSIGSFELLSKTAPIQAVSLLLFGPFIDYYLSGKFIIYYQMSSGAILFILLSCSLAVFCNVSQYLCIGRFSAVSFQVLGHMKTVCVLTLGWLLFDSAMTMKNIMGMFIAVLGMIIYSWAVELEKQSNIKAHSHSKNSLTEEEIRLLKDGLQNIPVKDVELGESKE, encoded by the exons ATGATGGACAACGAGAAGAAGGTGTCGCCAGTTTCCGATGTCGGAGCTTGGGCCATGAACGTAGTCAGTTCCGTCGGTATTATTATGGCCAACAAGCAGCTCATGTCCTCCCACGGCTATGCTTTTAGCTTCG CGACGACTTTAACTGGGTTCCACTTCGCCGTCACCGCACTGGTTGGTCTGGTCTCAAATGCCACTGGTTTTTCTGCATCAAAGCATGTTCCTATGTGGGAGCTTCTCTGGTTCTCAATTGTTGCCAATATGTCTATCACAGGGATGAACTTGAGCCTCATGCTCAACTCAGTGGGATTCTACCAG ATTTCAAAACTTAGCATGATTCCAGTGGTATGCGTGATGGAGTGGATACTTCACAGCAAGCGGTACTCAAGGGAGGTCAAGATGTCTGTTGTTGTTGTAGTCATTGGTGTGGGTGTTTGCACTGTCACTGATGTGAAAGTTAATGCCAAGGGCTTTATATGTGCCTGTGTTGCAGTTTTGTCAACATCTTTGCAGCAAATT ACAATAGGTTCCCTGCAGAAGAAGTACTCGATTGGGTCTTTTGAATTGCTGAGTAAGACGGCCCCGATTCAAGCTGTCTCTCTCCTTCTATTTGGCCCATTTATTGACTACTACCTTAGTGgcaaatttataatatactatCAGATGTCTTCCGGTGCCATC TTATTCATACTTCTTTCATGCTCCCTAGCAGTGTTCTGTAATGTGAGCCAGTACCTCTGTATTGGGCGCTTTTCAGCTGTTTCGTTCCAGGTTTTAGGTCACATGAAAACAGTTTGCGTCCTCACACTGGGATGGCTACTCTTTGATTCCGCGATGACTATGAAGAACATAATGGGGATGTTCATTGCTGTCCTTGGCATGATAATTTATAGTTGGGCCGTGGAGCTTGAAAAGCAGTCAAATATAAAGGCACATTCCCATTCGAAAAACAGCCTGACGGAAGAGGAAATCAGACTTTTGAAGGACGGATTACAAAATATTCCTGTGAAGGATGTTGAACTTGGCGAGTCTAAAGAATAG